A genomic region of Oscillatoria sp. FACHB-1406 contains the following coding sequences:
- a CDS encoding YdiU family protein translates to MTNPFLSLPYETALEDLGGDYYDLVTAAEFPQYLLRFRNDALLKILGLDPQQVRDDDFIEAFGLFQGVRPFLALRYHGYQFGEYNPYLGDGRGFLYGQVRGRDGELYDFGTKGSGRTPYSRTADGRLTLKGGVREVLAAEALHRLGVTTSRCLSLIETGESLWRGDEPSPTRSSVMVRFSRSHIRFGTFERLHFFQEPELIAKLLDHVIAVYYPKIDPQAEDRYVRFYAELVQRVATLAAQWMAAGFCHGVLNTDNMSIAGESFDYGPYAFIPTYNLDFTAAYFDSGRRYCYGNQPGICKLNLEMLQAPLRLVAVKADLEAELANFSEYYFAAYQQLMLQKLGFVELPEEMARELVGQTVQLLQESQVAYHAFFAGLAERFDREWRSSVTRVIEGVDLPREIAEAWCETYYRCLNELPGEEMDRVRDRLRERNPKTALLRPVIESAWEAIAQEDNWQPFHDLVAAVRAKD, encoded by the coding sequence ATGACAAATCCGTTTCTTTCTTTGCCCTACGAAACCGCCTTGGAAGACCTCGGCGGCGATTACTACGATCTCGTAACAGCAGCCGAATTTCCTCAATATCTCCTCCGTTTCCGCAACGATGCGCTCCTAAAAATCCTGGGACTCGATCCCCAACAAGTCAGAGACGATGATTTTATCGAAGCTTTCGGCTTGTTTCAGGGGGTTCGCCCGTTCCTAGCCCTGCGCTATCACGGCTATCAGTTTGGCGAGTACAATCCCTATTTGGGGGACGGGCGCGGTTTTCTCTACGGACAGGTACGCGGTCGGGATGGGGAATTGTATGATTTTGGGACGAAGGGTTCGGGAAGAACGCCTTATTCGCGCACGGCGGACGGACGATTGACGCTTAAGGGCGGCGTGCGGGAGGTTTTAGCGGCGGAAGCGTTGCATCGGTTGGGCGTAACGACCTCGCGCTGTTTGAGTTTGATTGAAACCGGGGAGTCGCTGTGGCGCGGTGACGAACCTTCGCCGACTCGTTCTTCGGTGATGGTGCGTTTTAGTCGCTCTCACATTCGTTTCGGAACCTTTGAACGGCTGCATTTTTTCCAGGAACCGGAGTTAATTGCGAAACTTTTAGACCATGTTATTGCGGTTTATTATCCAAAAATTGACCCACAAGCCGAAGATCGTTACGTGCGCTTCTATGCGGAGTTAGTGCAGCGGGTGGCAACCTTGGCGGCGCAGTGGATGGCGGCGGGCTTCTGTCACGGGGTTTTAAATACGGATAATATGTCGATCGCGGGGGAAAGTTTCGATTACGGGCCGTATGCTTTCATTCCGACTTACAATCTCGATTTTACGGCGGCTTATTTCGACAGCGGCAGACGTTATTGTTACGGCAATCAACCGGGAATTTGCAAACTGAATTTGGAAATGTTGCAAGCGCCGCTGCGATTGGTGGCGGTGAAGGCAGATTTAGAGGCGGAATTGGCGAATTTTTCGGAGTATTATTTTGCGGCTTACCAGCAGTTGATGCTGCAAAAGCTCGGTTTTGTGGAACTTCCGGAGGAGATGGCGAGGGAGTTAGTCGGGCAAACGGTGCAGTTGTTGCAAGAGTCGCAAGTCGCCTACCATGCCTTTTTTGCAGGGCTTGCAGAACGCTTCGATCGCGAATGGCGTTCGTCGGTGACGAGGGTTATTGAGGGGGTAGATTTACCGCGAGAAATTGCTGAGGCATGGTGCGAGACTTATTATCGCTGTTTGAATGAGTTGCCGGGAGAGGAAATGGATCGAGTGCGCGATCGCTTGCGGGAACGAAATCCGAAAACGGCGTTGCTGCGCCCGGTGATTGAGTCGGCGTGGGAAGCGATCGCGCAGGAGGATAACTGGCAGCCTTTTCACGATCTCGTAGCAGCAGTTCGCGCCAAAGATTGA
- a CDS encoding chlororespiratory reduction protein 7, which yields MPDSIMYQEDAYVVLEPDQPEVFLSPEELLEKLENILRDREDIPRDLKRFSTVGEQAKYLMESSCEFDVAPGQYLQWYVVRLEK from the coding sequence ATGCCCGATTCAATTATGTACCAAGAGGATGCTTACGTCGTCCTCGAACCCGACCAACCCGAAGTCTTTCTTTCGCCGGAGGAATTACTCGAAAAGCTTGAAAATATTTTACGCGATCGAGAAGACATACCGCGAGATTTAAAACGCTTTTCTACGGTCGGCGAACAAGCGAAATATTTAATGGAATCCTCCTGCGAGTTTGATGTTGCGCCGGGGCAATATCTTCAATGGTATGTCGTTCGGTTAGAAAAATAG
- a CDS encoding DUF2854 domain-containing protein — MLRKISLGNLGLVVGGAMTLIGITSYFLNLNPTLDLIGIFYGGPILLGGFALKAAELKPATYSQETPPEVVALREQQATKIQNQIRSDVTRFRYGQEVHLDDSLQRLGLSPTDEERPILRSVREENRDGSYTLVLEFESPFMTLETWQQRREKIEKFFGPGIRVELNQPKQDWVEAALISTGNE, encoded by the coding sequence ATGCTCCGAAAAATCTCTCTTGGCAACCTCGGTTTAGTCGTCGGCGGTGCGATGACCCTCATCGGAATTACCTCCTACTTCCTCAACCTCAACCCCACTCTTGACCTTATCGGCATTTTTTACGGCGGTCCCATCCTCCTCGGTGGATTCGCCCTGAAAGCTGCCGAACTCAAACCCGCCACCTACAGCCAAGAAACCCCCCCTGAAGTCGTCGCCCTGCGCGAACAGCAAGCCACCAAAATCCAAAATCAAATTCGCAGCGATGTAACCCGCTTTCGCTACGGCCAAGAAGTTCATTTAGACGATTCTTTACAGCGTTTGGGGTTGAGTCCCACTGACGAAGAACGACCCATCCTCCGAAGCGTGCGCGAAGAAAATCGAGACGGTTCTTATACTTTAGTTCTCGAATTTGAATCTCCTTTCATGACCTTAGAAACCTGGCAGCAACGCCGAGAAAAAATTGAGAAGTTCTTCGGCCCCGGAATTCGAGTTGAGTTGAATCAGCCCAAACAAGATTGGGTGGAAGCGGCTTTGATTTCCACGGGAAACGAGTAA
- a CDS encoding tetratricopeptide repeat protein, with protein MTAASRTILDDPFLELNEQEFAQLLTFLDFAEGLTIGFIEINFVRDGDILIEALKQHPDCAELQIEVMDFSREPDLRFLRDALVLRLEKLAVTDGKKLVVILRGLEAAIGTDSIGSYPPVLQDLNFVRDAYRTSVPHPILFFLPDYAIARVAKYAPDFWAWESTVLTFKTLPETREIIRSQALDSIPPTIASEENQEQIDRLGRLLMEYHPSGQPIAAKNLATCADIYYKLGLAYLTQKRAYKAADYFQEALKLAGERQDNQLQLSIYRQLGNAYEEARKFDEAIAAYNRARELAATIGDRSGVAAAWFGLGNVALALRQFERAKDNYQRCLEIEKQEGDRYSQASTYHNLGIVAQELRDWDTAREYYQQALAIDIEFSDRYSQASTYHNLGIVAQELREWDSAREYYQQALAIYIEFSDRYNQGKTYHNLGGVAQELREWDTARELYQQALAIYIEFSDRYEQGKTYHNLAMVAQELREWDTARELYQQALAIYIEFSDRYSQASTYHQLGIVAQELREWDSAREHYQQALAIKIEFSDRYSQASTYCCLGNVAIDLEEYEEAKANHLKCLQIWAEYGDEYNIQTFSLPCLSQIYQATQDEEFLTSAATILGVSAAELQGMWGG; from the coding sequence ATGACAGCCGCGTCTCGCACCATTTTAGACGACCCTTTTTTAGAGCTAAACGAGCAGGAATTTGCACAACTGCTGACGTTTTTAGATTTTGCTGAAGGATTGACAATCGGTTTTATCGAGATTAATTTTGTGCGGGATGGGGATATTTTGATTGAAGCTTTGAAGCAACATCCCGATTGTGCGGAGCTTCAGATTGAAGTGATGGATTTTTCCCGGGAACCGGACTTGAGATTTTTGCGGGATGCCCTAGTGCTACGGCTGGAAAAACTCGCCGTTACGGACGGAAAAAAATTAGTCGTTATTTTGCGCGGATTGGAAGCGGCCATTGGCACTGATAGCATCGGTTCTTACCCGCCCGTTCTCCAAGATTTAAACTTTGTTCGCGATGCGTATCGCACTAGCGTTCCTCACCCGATTTTATTCTTTTTGCCCGACTATGCCATCGCGCGCGTTGCTAAGTATGCGCCAGATTTTTGGGCGTGGGAATCGACGGTATTAACCTTTAAAACTTTGCCAGAAACGCGCGAAATAATTCGCAGTCAAGCGCTAGATTCTATTCCTCCCACAATCGCTTCCGAGGAAAACCAAGAACAAATCGATCGCCTCGGGCGGTTGCTGATGGAATATCATCCTTCCGGACAGCCAATCGCAGCCAAAAATTTAGCGACTTGTGCCGATATTTACTACAAATTGGGGCTGGCTTACCTCACCCAAAAACGAGCCTATAAAGCTGCCGATTATTTCCAGGAAGCCCTCAAACTGGCAGGGGAACGGCAAGATAATCAGTTGCAACTGAGTATATATCGTCAGCTTGGCAATGCTTATGAAGAGGCTCGCAAATTTGACGAGGCGATCGCAGCCTACAATCGCGCGCGGGAGTTGGCAGCAACCATCGGCGATCGCAGCGGAGTAGCAGCAGCATGGTTTGGTTTGGGGAATGTAGCGTTGGCGTTGCGACAGTTCGAGCGTGCAAAAGACAACTATCAGCGCTGTTTGGAGATAGAAAAGCAAGAGGGCGATCGCTACAGCCAAGCCAGTACCTACCACAATTTGGGAATCGTTGCCCAAGAATTGCGAGACTGGGACACCGCGCGCGAGTATTACCAACAGGCTTTAGCAATCGACATCGAATTCAGCGATCGCTACAGCCAAGCGAGTACCTACCACAATTTGGGAATCGTTGCCCAAGAATTGCGAGAATGGGACAGCGCGCGCGAGTATTACCAACAGGCTTTAGCAATCTACATCGAATTCAGCGATCGCTACAACCAAGGCAAAACCTACCACAATTTGGGAGGCGTTGCCCAAGAGTTGCGAGAGTGGGACACAGCGCGCGAGCTTTACCAACAGGCTTTAGCAATCTACATCGAATTCAGCGATCGCTACGAACAAGGCAAAACCTACCACAATTTGGCAATGGTTGCCCAAGAATTGCGAGAGTGGGACACAGCGCGCGAGCTTTACCAACAGGCTTTAGCAATCTACATCGAATTCAGCGATCGCTACAGCCAAGCGAGTACCTACCACCAATTGGGAATCGTTGCCCAAGAATTGCGAGAGTGGGACAGTGCGCGGGAGCATTACCAACAGGCTTTAGCAATTAAGATCGAATTCAGCGATCGCTACAGCCAAGCGAGTACCTACTGTTGTTTGGGAAATGTGGCGATAGATTTAGAGGAATATGAGGAAGCAAAAGCTAATCATTTAAAGTGCTTGCAAATTTGGGCAGAGTATGGCGATGAATACAACATCCAAACCTTCTCGCTACCCTGTCTTTCCCAAATTTACCAAGCCACCCAAGACGAAGAATTCTTAACATCGGCGGCGACAATCTTGGGCGTTTCGGCGGCGGAATTGCAGGGGATGTGGGGCGGATAA
- a CDS encoding XisH family protein: protein MARDRFHNIVKAALIKDGWNVTHDPLQLKVGGVEMEIDLGAERLLGAERGDEKIAIEVKSFLASASAISEFHTALGQFINYRAALRREEPERFLYLGVPELTYHTFFQLDFPAQMLQENLVSIVVYNIDNQEIVLWKDS from the coding sequence GTGGCAAGGGATCGATTTCATAACATTGTTAAAGCAGCTTTAATCAAAGACGGGTGGAACGTAACGCACGATCCGCTTCAGCTTAAAGTCGGCGGGGTTGAAATGGAAATTGACCTAGGAGCAGAACGCCTATTGGGAGCCGAGCGAGGTGACGAAAAAATTGCGATTGAAGTCAAAAGTTTTTTAGCAAGTGCATCGGCAATTTCAGAATTTCATACTGCTTTGGGACAATTTATTAATTATCGAGCGGCTCTGCGACGAGAAGAACCAGAGCGCTTTCTTTATTTAGGAGTTCCAGAACTCACTTATCATACATTTTTTCAGCTTGATTTTCCCGCACAAATGCTTCAGGAAAATTTAGTCAGTATCGTAGTCTATAACATCGATAACCAGGAGATCGTTCTCTGGAAGGATTCATGA
- a CDS encoding XisI protein, with amino-acid sequence MNKSIQYSEIVRDLLLQYAEVKPAYGDFEVATIFDLERHHYQILHWGWHHRRWVHHCTIHLAIRNEKIWIFYNATEHDIAADLVELDVPKQDIVLGFHPPSIRQYTDYAVG; translated from the coding sequence ATGAATAAATCGATCCAATATTCAGAAATCGTTAGAGATTTACTTCTACAATATGCTGAAGTTAAGCCTGCTTACGGAGATTTTGAAGTCGCGACTATTTTCGACTTAGAGAGACATCATTATCAAATCTTGCATTGGGGCTGGCATCATCGCCGCTGGGTTCACCATTGCACCATTCATTTGGCAATTCGGAATGAGAAGATTTGGATTTTTTATAACGCGACAGAACACGATATTGCAGCAGATTTGGTAGAGCTTGATGTGCCGAAGCAAGATATTGTTTTAGGGTTTCATCCGCCTTCTATTCGTCAATATACCGATTATGCGGTAGGTTGA
- a CDS encoding PIN domain-containing protein gives MTRYLLDTNILLRAYDLSSSSSEVAVKAISLLLEQGDECVLTAQVLIEFWVVATRPVEVNGLGWNTAKTQDVVEMLLQQFPLLEESDRVFLNWLALVKTGNIIGKRTHDVRLIAVMLSHQVSHLLTFNPSDFTAVSDVVIVHPQELVNRSAT, from the coding sequence ATGACTCGATATTTACTCGATACTAATATTCTGTTGCGCGCTTACGATCTCTCTTCATCTAGCTCTGAAGTAGCTGTCAAAGCGATTTCTTTGCTGTTAGAACAAGGAGATGAGTGCGTACTAACTGCCCAAGTCTTAATTGAATTTTGGGTAGTTGCTACGCGCCCTGTAGAAGTTAATGGTTTGGGATGGAATACTGCCAAGACACAGGACGTTGTAGAGATGCTTCTACAACAGTTCCCCCTTTTAGAGGAGTCCGATCGAGTTTTTTTAAACTGGTTAGCACTCGTTAAGACTGGAAATATTATCGGAAAGCGAACTCATGATGTGCGTCTGATTGCTGTCATGCTATCCCATCAAGTTTCTCATCTTTTAACTTTTAATCCAAGCGATTTTACTGCCGTGTCAGATGTAGTAATCGTTCATCCTCAAGAGTTGGTTAATCGTTCTGCAACTTGA
- the miaB gene encoding tRNA (N6-isopentenyl adenosine(37)-C2)-methylthiotransferase MiaB encodes MTAMPRRYHITTFGCQMNKADSERMAGVLENMGLQWSEDPLSADVILYNTCTIRDNAEQKVYSYLGRQAKRKHEQPDLTLIVAGCVAQQEGEQLLRRVPELDLVMGPQHANRLQDLLEQVFAGSQVVATEPIHIVEDITKPRRDSTVTAWVNVIYGCNERCTYCVVPSVRGTEQSRTPEAIRAEMETLGRQGFKEVTLLGQNIDAYGRDLPGVTPEGRYQHTLTDLLYFVHDVEGIDRIRFATSHPRYFSDRLIRACQELPKVCEHFHIPFQSGDNEVLKAMARGYTHEKYRRIIARIREMMPDASISADAIVGFPGETEQQFENTLKLVEDIGFDQLNTAAYSPRPGTPAALWDNQLSEEEKSDRLQRLNHLVSIKAAERSLRYLGRIEEVLIEDQNPKNSAQVMGRTRGNRLTFCNGKIEELKGKLVRVEITDVRAFSLTGNALA; translated from the coding sequence ATGACCGCAATGCCCCGCCGCTACCACATCACTACCTTCGGCTGTCAGATGAACAAAGCCGACTCGGAACGCATGGCTGGCGTTCTCGAAAATATGGGATTGCAATGGTCTGAAGATCCCCTGAGTGCAGATGTGATTCTCTACAATACCTGCACGATTCGCGATAACGCCGAACAAAAGGTCTATTCTTACCTGGGACGACAAGCCAAACGCAAGCACGAACAGCCGGATTTAACCCTGATTGTTGCCGGTTGCGTCGCCCAGCAGGAAGGCGAACAATTGTTGCGCCGCGTCCCGGAGTTAGACTTGGTGATGGGCCCGCAGCACGCCAATCGCTTGCAAGATTTGCTGGAACAGGTATTTGCGGGCAGCCAAGTGGTTGCCACCGAACCGATTCATATTGTCGAAGATATTACTAAACCGCGCCGGGACAGTACGGTGACGGCGTGGGTAAACGTCATTTATGGGTGCAACGAACGCTGTACTTATTGCGTCGTTCCCAGCGTGCGCGGAACCGAACAATCCCGCACCCCGGAAGCAATTCGCGCGGAAATGGAGACGTTGGGACGGCAGGGTTTTAAGGAAGTGACGCTGTTGGGGCAGAATATCGATGCTTACGGGCGCGATTTGCCGGGAGTTACGCCAGAAGGACGATACCAACACACGCTGACGGATTTATTGTATTTCGTCCATGACGTGGAAGGGATCGATCGCATTCGCTTCGCGACCAGTCACCCTCGCTATTTTAGCGATCGCCTGATCCGCGCTTGTCAGGAACTCCCCAAAGTTTGCGAGCATTTCCACATTCCCTTCCAATCTGGCGATAACGAGGTTCTAAAAGCGATGGCGCGGGGCTATACCCACGAAAAGTACCGCCGCATTATCGCCCGCATCCGCGAAATGATGCCCGATGCGTCAATTAGTGCCGATGCAATTGTTGGTTTTCCCGGCGAAACCGAGCAACAGTTTGAAAATACGCTGAAATTGGTCGAAGATATCGGTTTCGACCAACTCAATACGGCTGCCTACTCGCCGCGCCCGGGTACGCCCGCCGCGCTGTGGGACAATCAGTTAAGCGAGGAGGAAAAGAGCGATCGCCTCCAGCGACTCAACCATCTCGTTTCCATCAAAGCTGCCGAACGTTCGCTGCGTTATCTCGGACGAATCGAAGAAGTGTTAATCGAAGACCAAAACCCCAAAAATTCGGCGCAAGTGATGGGGCGGACGCGCGGCAATCGGCTGACGTTCTGCAACGGTAAGATTGAGGAGTTGAAAGGAAAGCTCGTTCGGGTCGAAATTACCGACGTGCGGGCTTTCAGCTTGACGGGAAATGCCTTGGCTTAG
- the menB gene encoding 1,4-dihydroxy-2-naphthoyl-CoA synthase yields the protein MQIEWQTAKTYEDILFHKADGIAKITINRPHKRNAFRPKTVFELYDAFCDVREDPEIGVVLFTGAGPHTDGKYAFCSGGDQSVRGKAGYIDDEGTPRLNVLDLQRLMRSLPKVIIALVSGYAIGGGHVLHLICDLTIAADNAIFGQTGPKVGSFDGGFGASYLARIVGQKKAREIWFLCRQYNAAQALEMGLVNCVVPVEQLEAEGIQWAQEILEKSPIAIRCLKAAFNADCDGQAGLQELAGNATLLYYMTEEGSEGKQAFLEKRKPDFRQYPWLP from the coding sequence ATGCAAATTGAATGGCAAACCGCCAAAACCTACGAAGATATCCTTTTTCACAAAGCCGACGGTATCGCTAAGATAACGATTAACCGCCCTCACAAGCGCAATGCGTTCCGCCCGAAAACGGTGTTTGAACTGTACGATGCGTTTTGTGATGTCCGCGAAGATCCGGAAATTGGCGTTGTATTATTCACTGGCGCGGGTCCGCATACGGATGGGAAATATGCCTTTTGTTCCGGCGGGGATCAAAGCGTGCGGGGCAAAGCAGGGTACATTGACGATGAGGGTACGCCGCGCTTGAATGTGTTAGATTTGCAACGCTTGATGCGATCGCTCCCCAAAGTGATTATTGCGCTAGTTTCAGGATACGCGATCGGGGGCGGTCACGTTTTGCACCTCATTTGCGACCTGACAATTGCTGCCGATAACGCCATTTTTGGGCAAACAGGGCCGAAAGTCGGGAGTTTTGACGGCGGTTTTGGTGCATCCTACCTCGCGCGCATCGTCGGGCAAAAGAAAGCACGAGAAATCTGGTTTCTCTGTCGCCAATATAATGCCGCGCAAGCACTAGAAATGGGGTTGGTGAATTGCGTCGTTCCCGTCGAACAGCTTGAAGCGGAAGGGATTCAATGGGCGCAAGAAATTCTTGAAAAAAGTCCGATCGCGATTCGCTGTCTGAAAGCTGCCTTCAATGCCGACTGCGACGGGCAAGCCGGACTGCAAGAACTCGCGGGCAATGCCACCTTACTCTACTACATGACCGAGGAGGGAAGCGAGGGCAAACAAGCGTTCCTCGAAAAACGCAAGCCAGATTTTCGTCAATATCCTTGGTTGCCTTAA